The following nucleotide sequence is from Aneurinibacillus soli.
GAATTCCGGTCTCAAAATTAGTGAGATCGGGCTTGGCAGCTGGCTGACATACGGCGGAACAGTACAGGACGCTGTAGCAGAATCGTGCATCGATAAGGCGTATGAGCTGGGCGTTAATTTTTTTGATACAGCCAACGTATACCGCCGTGGCGAAGCAGAAGTAGTCGTCGGCAAAGCCTTGAAAAAATACGCGCGTGAATCATACGTACTGGCGACCAAAGCATTTTGGCCCATGGGAGATGGTCCGAATGATCGGGGTTTGTCACGCAAACATATTTTTGAACAGGTGCATGCGTCACTTCGTCGCCTTGATGTAGAGTACATCGACCTGTGGCAATGTCACCGCTATGACCCGGAAACACCGCTTGAAGAAACGCTGCGTGCCATTGATGACCTGATTACGCAGGGTAAAATTTTATACGCGGGTGTATCCGAATGGTCCGCTGTGAACATTCGTGAGGCACTGCATATCGCGGAAGTAAAAAACCTCGACCGTATTATTTCGAACCAGCCACAGTATAGCATGTTGCAGCGTTATATCGAAAAAGACGTGCTTCCGTTATGCAAACGCGAAGGAATCGGGCAAGTGGTCTGGTCTCCGCTTGCGCAAGGTGTGCTGACAGGCAAATACAAAAAAGGCGAGCCATTCCCGGCAGGAAGTCGTGCTACAGACGACGAGACAAGACGATTGATGGGCCGTCTGTTGAAAGATGAGAATCTGGATAAAGTTGAGCGTCTATCCCGCATTGCCCAAGAAAAAGACTGCACAATCGCACAGCTTGCGCTTGCATGGGTATTGCGGGAGCCGAATGTAGCGAGTGTGATTATTGGCGCAAGTCGCCCAGATCAAGTCGAGGAAAACGTGAAAGCAATTGATGTGGAACTGACAGCAGATGACATCGATCGTATTGAACAAATTTTGCAAGGATAAGAGAGGAGCATGTACGTGTCTACTCCAGAAGACAAAAAAGGTTTTACATTTGAGCCGTTTATCGGCATCGTTGAAGCGGGCAAAATCCGTGAGCTCACACGAGCAATCGGGGATGAGAATCCGCTCTATCAGCATGAAGAAGTGGCTAAAGAAGAAGGATTGGACGGGATTCCGATTCCGCCGACATTCGCCGAAGCGATCGACATGTGGAATGGCCCGAGCTTTGAAGACTTGATGGATCAGCTTGATATCGATCTGAAGAAGCTTTTGCACGGTGAGCAGGAATATGAGTATCTCGCACCAGTGTATGCAGGTGATACCCTGCACGCAAAGACGCGTGTAACCGATGTGAAAACAAAACGGAACGGCATGGCGCTCTACAAGCTTGAGACTACATACCACAATCAACGGGGCGAACATGTGATGAATGCAAACATGATGCTCGTGAAAACGCCATAGGAGGAATGAATCGATGAAGCCTTATTTGCTTGCCCATCCAGAAACAGAAATCGGCACAGCTCTTCCGGCACTTGTGAAGCCAGAAGTTACCCGCATGCAGCTTATCAAATTCGCCGGTGCATCCGGCGATTTCAACCCGATCCATACCGTTGAATCCGTTGGTCAGGAAGCGGGCCTTGGCGGGGTTATCGCGCATGGCATGCTTATTATGGGCTTTGCTGGCCAGGCAGTGGAGACGTGGGTGCCGCGTGCCGCACTTAAAAAGTTTGGCGTACGTTTCTCAGCCATTACCCGCCCGGGGGACTCGATTGAAGTGCGTGGTGAGCTTTCGTCGAAGGAAGAAACCGAAGCCGGCACACTGGTGAAAATCAAAGTGCAGGCGGTCGACCAAAAAGGCGAAGTGAAACTCAAAGGCACATGCGAGGCGTTGTTGCCACGTATCTAATAGAACGAAAATAAATTCTGGATGCCCCTGTCTCGCGTATAGCGTACAGGGGCTATTTTTTGGTGTTCTCTCTTCTTTCCAGTAATCTACTATACATATTCCCAGCCCTTTGCTATACAGTCAAACTATGAGAAAAAAACTGATTTTGATTGCACTGATTGGTAGTTTGCTAGGGGGAGACGCGTGGGCACAGAGCCAGGAGGAGGCGCTGCCGTTCACAGACATAGGAGACAGCTACGCCCGTACATACATTACTGAGCTGCATGAGAAAGGCATGATAGACGGAGTCGGAAACCAGATGTATGAACCGCACAGTCCGGTAACGCGGGCAGCGTTTGTGACGATGCTGATGCGGGTGATGAAGAAGGAGGCGACACCAGGTGGCATTCCTTCTTTTAAGGATGTGCCGCCATCGTCTTGGCCGTACGGTTGGGTGCAGGCGGCGGTCTATACGAATACAGTAAGTGGGGTAGCCCCTGGTCAATTTGCGTCGGATCAGTCTGTGACCCGACAGGAAGCCGCTACTTTGCTAGCACGTGCGCTTACGCTCGTACATGCTGGAGATACAGCAACAGCATCTGTACCGTTTACTGACGGATATGCTGTGGCTAACTGGGCACGCGGGTCGGTTGCTGCTGTGCAGAAGCAAGGAATCATGACAGGAGATAACGGATATTTCCGCCCGGCAGACACGCTGACGCGGGAAGAGCTTGCTGTACTCATGCACAAGGTGCTTGCGCAGGAAACATCAGCTCAGCCAGTAACGTCTGTGATGCCGATTCATCTCGGCTGGCAGTATGATATTTCTAATGATGAGTACAAAACGCGTGTTACAGCAAGCGGAATGGTTAACACGTTATCGCCGCGCTGGTTTTTCCTTGATGCGGAGGGAGCCGGAAGTTATGGAGTAGATGAATCGCTCATTCGCTTTGCGAAAGATAACAACAAGCAGATGTGGCCGCTTGTGGGAAATCGCTTTAACGGGGAGAATACGCATAAGCAGTTGTCAGATGAAGGCAAGCGGGGAGCGCTTGTCCGCCAGCTGGCCGGATATGCACGGACGTATGGATTGGCTGGACTTAATATTGATTTTGAAAACATAGATCCGGCAGACCGCACCTATTTTACGGCCTTTATTCGAGAGTTAGGTACGGAATTGCACCGGGACGGACGCAAGCTTTCTGTGGATGTGCCACCTG
It contains:
- a CDS encoding aldo/keto reductase family protein, coding for MKYRRLGNSGLKISEIGLGSWLTYGGTVQDAVAESCIDKAYELGVNFFDTANVYRRGEAEVVVGKALKKYARESYVLATKAFWPMGDGPNDRGLSRKHIFEQVHASLRRLDVEYIDLWQCHRYDPETPLEETLRAIDDLITQGKILYAGVSEWSAVNIREALHIAEVKNLDRIISNQPQYSMLQRYIEKDVLPLCKREGIGQVVWSPLAQGVLTGKYKKGEPFPAGSRATDDETRRLMGRLLKDENLDKVERLSRIAQEKDCTIAQLALAWVLREPNVASVIIGASRPDQVEENVKAIDVELTADDIDRIEQILQG
- a CDS encoding MaoC family dehydratase N-terminal domain-containing protein codes for the protein MSTPEDKKGFTFEPFIGIVEAGKIRELTRAIGDENPLYQHEEVAKEEGLDGIPIPPTFAEAIDMWNGPSFEDLMDQLDIDLKKLLHGEQEYEYLAPVYAGDTLHAKTRVTDVKTKRNGMALYKLETTYHNQRGEHVMNANMMLVKTP
- a CDS encoding MaoC/PaaZ C-terminal domain-containing protein, with the translated sequence MKPYLLAHPETEIGTALPALVKPEVTRMQLIKFAGASGDFNPIHTVESVGQEAGLGGVIAHGMLIMGFAGQAVETWVPRAALKKFGVRFSAITRPGDSIEVRGELSSKEETEAGTLVKIKVQAVDQKGEVKLKGTCEALLPRI
- a CDS encoding S-layer homology domain-containing protein — protein: MRKKLILIALIGSLLGGDAWAQSQEEALPFTDIGDSYARTYITELHEKGMIDGVGNQMYEPHSPVTRAAFVTMLMRVMKKEATPGGIPSFKDVPPSSWPYGWVQAAVYTNTVSGVAPGQFASDQSVTRQEAATLLARALTLVHAGDTATASVPFTDGYAVANWARGSVAAVQKQGIMTGDNGYFRPADTLTREELAVLMHKVLAQETSAQPVTSVMPIHLGWQYDISNDEYKTRVTASGMVNTLSPRWFFLDAEGAGSYGVDESLIRFAKDNNKQMWPLVGNRFNGENTHKQLSDEGKRGALVRQLAGYARTYGLAGLNIDFENIDPADRTYFTAFIRELGTELHRDGRKLSVDVPPDLGTDWSDPYDFAELARYADYLVVMAYNEHWSEGRQIGSNASLPWVRSHVEKLLKIVPRDRLIVALPLYTMQWEQTGKGISAQEISQAASLEQAQKSGARPVWDASAAQYMVRIPHNGTVQSMWLEDSRSLSAKYEAMRTLGVAGVAFWYIGGEENNIWPALRNARN